A window of the Thalassospira indica genome harbors these coding sequences:
- a CDS encoding extracellular solute-binding protein: protein MQLIKTLTASTALLVVASGSAFAQEMVNDMTLVSWGGAYQNSQVKAYAEPYMEMHPEVSITWDESSNEAVAKMRAMNEANNMTWDLVDVVAADAMRLCDEGLAMEIDPNEILAAAPDGTSAEDDFGDLLVSDCYIPQIVYSTTFGYREDMVPDGTPAPTDICALFDTETYPGMRSLEKRPINNMEWALLCDGVAKDEVYDVLETPEGQQRALDKLATIKDSVIWWSAGADTPQLLADGEVFMGSTYNGRLFSAIVEQNQPIAMLWDAQVFDLDGWIIPAGLPEERLNRVLDFVKFATDTQRLADQAAYISYGPARLSSAPLVGKHAELGVDMAPHMPTDPANAKNTFLYNYEFWADYRDDIDAKFQAWLAQ, encoded by the coding sequence ATGCAACTTATTAAAACCCTTACTGCATCAACAGCTTTGCTCGTTGTCGCAAGTGGTTCCGCATTTGCCCAGGAGATGGTAAATGACATGACCCTTGTCAGCTGGGGTGGTGCATACCAGAACAGCCAGGTCAAGGCTTATGCAGAGCCTTACATGGAAATGCATCCAGAGGTTTCAATTACCTGGGATGAAAGTTCGAACGAGGCTGTCGCAAAAATGCGTGCAATGAACGAAGCCAATAACATGACCTGGGATCTGGTTGACGTTGTTGCTGCCGATGCTATGCGCCTTTGCGATGAAGGTCTCGCAATGGAAATTGACCCGAACGAAATCCTTGCAGCAGCGCCGGACGGTACCTCTGCCGAGGATGACTTTGGTGATCTCCTCGTAAGTGACTGCTACATTCCGCAGATCGTTTATTCGACCACGTTTGGTTACCGCGAAGACATGGTTCCGGATGGAACACCGGCACCGACCGACATCTGTGCCCTGTTCGATACCGAAACCTATCCGGGCATGCGTTCGCTTGAAAAACGCCCGATCAACAACATGGAATGGGCTCTGCTCTGCGATGGTGTTGCCAAGGACGAAGTCTACGACGTTCTTGAAACGCCGGAAGGTCAGCAGCGCGCGCTCGACAAACTGGCAACCATCAAGGACAGCGTGATCTGGTGGAGTGCCGGTGCAGATACCCCGCAACTTCTGGCTGATGGTGAAGTCTTCATGGGCTCGACCTACAATGGTCGTCTGTTCTCGGCAATTGTTGAGCAGAATCAGCCGATCGCCATGCTTTGGGATGCACAGGTCTTTGACCTTGACGGTTGGATCATTCCGGCCGGTCTTCCGGAAGAACGTCTGAACCGCGTTCTGGACTTTGTGAAGTTTGCAACCGATACCCAGCGCCTTGCTGATCAGGCTGCTTACATTTCGTATGGTCCGGCTCGTTTGTCGTCGGCGCCGCTTGTTGGCAAACACGCCGAACTGGGCGTTGACATGGCACCGCACATGCCGACCGACCCGGCAAACGCCAAGAACACGTTCCTCTATAACTATGAGTTCTGGGCTGACTATCGTGACGACATCGATGCCAAGTTCCAGGCTTGGCTCGCTCAATAA